From the Lysobacter soyae genome, the window CCGAATTGCGCCCAATCTCAAAAAAACGGGCGCACTAGGCGCCCGCGGTATTGCTTGCAATCTGCTTTGAATCAGAACGGAATATCGTCGTCGGGCATACCGAAGTCATTCGGGATCTGTGCCGGTGCCGGCGCGTTGGCCGGTTCGCGGCGCTGCGCCGGTTGACGGGAACCGCGGTTGGCGTAGTCGCTACGTTCGTAACCACCACCACCGCCGCCTTCGCTTGAACCACCGCCACCGCCCAGCATCTGCATTTCGTCTGCAATGATGTCGGTGGTGTAGTGCTTCTGGCCGTCCTTTTCGTACGAACCGTATTCGATACGGCCTTCGATATAGACGGTGCGCCCCTTCTTCAGATATTCGCCGGCGATTTCACCGAGCTTGCCAAAGAGCGTGACACGATGCCATTCCGTCTTTTCCTGGTTGTTGCCATCACGATCTTTTCGAACGTTGGTCGTAGCCAGGCTGAGCCGACAGATGGCCATGCCCCCTTGTGAAAACTTCACTTCGGGGTCGTTGCCCAGATTGCCGACCAGGATCACCTTGTTAATTCCGCGAGCCATTTCTTTCCTTCGTCTTGGTCTTGGTTTATGAATGCCCGAGATTGGGCGAGACCATTGGATGATATCAGCGCGGAGTCGCCAATCCTGAGATATCCGATACTCAGGTAGGGTTTCCGGACCCCATTTATAATCGGGGTCTGACCCACCGAAAGTCGATCATGCCCAATTCCGCCGTTCTTGCCTTGAAAGACATCCAAACGCTGGCCGCGCCCGACATGGCGGCCGTGGATGCCCTGATCCGCAAGCGGCTGGCGTCCGACGTCGTGCTGATCAACCAAGTCGCCGAATACATCATCGGTGCCGGCGGCAAGCGTTTGCGCCCGATGCTGCTATTGCTGGCGGCGCGCGCGCTCGGCTACCAAGGTGCGGATGCGCACCAATTGGCGGCGGTGGTCGAATTCATCCACACCTCCACCCTGCTTCATGACGACGTGGTGGACGAGTCCGACATGCGTCGTGGGCGGCAAACCGCCAATGCGGTCTGGGGCAACGCCACCAGTGTGTTGGTGGGCGATTTTCTGTACTCGCGCAGTTTCCAATTGATGGTGGAATTGCAGCGCATGGATGTGCAGACCCTGCTCGCCGACACCACCAACATGATCGCCGAAGGTGAAGTGCTGCAGCTGCTGCATGTGCGCAATCCCGATACCACCGAAGCCGCCTATCTACGTGTGATTGAACGCAAAACGGCCATCCTGTTTGCCGCGGCCACCCAACTGGGCGCCATGCTGGCCGGGCGCGATGCCGCCACGCAAGACGCCTTGCGCGAATACGGCATGAAGCTCGGTTATGCCTTCCAAATCGCCGACGACGTGCTCGACTACACCGCGGACGCCGACACCTTGGGCAAGAATTTGGGCGACGATCTGGCGGAAGGCAAAGCCACCCTGCCCGTCATCCACGCCATTGCCCATTCCGATGCGGCGACCAAAGAGCGCCTGCGCGCGATTGTGCAAAACGGTGAAATCGAGGCCCTGCCGGAAATGGTTGCCGCGATTCATGCCTGCCAAAGCCTCGAGTATTCAAAGGCAATGGCGGAAAGCTACGCGCGCGAAGCCGAGCTTGCGCTGGCTGGCCTTGAAGACAACGACGCCGTTGCAGCGCTGCGGGGCCTCGCGCATTACGCGATTTCCCGCAGCCATTGAGCATTAAGGTGTAGCGGCAAAGCGTCCTTTGAAGAAGGCGTGCATCATCATGTACGCACGACGCGCAGCACGCTCGTTATAGCGGCAACCATCGGCGTTCTTTCCTTCCAGCGCAAAACAATGTTCGGCGCCGCTGAAGTTGACGAATTGCCAATCAGCACCTGCGTTGTCCATTTCTTTTTCAAATGGCACGATGTCCGGCGCAACGCCTTTGTCATTGGCACCGTTCAACACCAACAACGGCGTCTGCACGCTGTTGGCCGCCGCCGGCATTTGTGTCGACAAGCCGCCATGGAAGGTGACAATCCCGGCCAACGGTACACCGCTGCGCGCCAGCTCCAAAACAGAGGTGCCGCCGAAGCAGAAGCCGAATGCGCCGATCTTGTCGCGATCCAGCGGCGCTTTGCCCGACTGCGCAGTGAAGGCCGCTAACGCAGCTTTCATCCGGTCGCGCATCAGCTGCGGCTTGGGTGCCAACTTCATGACTTGGGCCTTGGCCTCGGCATCGTTTTTCGGA encodes:
- the ssb gene encoding single-stranded DNA-binding protein, with amino-acid sequence MARGINKVILVGNLGNDPEVKFSQGGMAICRLSLATTNVRKDRDGNNQEKTEWHRVTLFGKLGEIAGEYLKKGRTVYIEGRIEYGSYEKDGQKHYTTDIIADEMQMLGGGGGSSEGGGGGGYERSDYANRGSRQPAQRREPANAPAPAQIPNDFGMPDDDIPF
- a CDS encoding polyprenyl synthetase family protein; this translates as MPNSAVLALKDIQTLAAPDMAAVDALIRKRLASDVVLINQVAEYIIGAGGKRLRPMLLLLAARALGYQGADAHQLAAVVEFIHTSTLLHDDVVDESDMRRGRQTANAVWGNATSVLVGDFLYSRSFQLMVELQRMDVQTLLADTTNMIAEGEVLQLLHVRNPDTTEAAYLRVIERKTAILFAAATQLGAMLAGRDAATQDALREYGMKLGYAFQIADDVLDYTADADTLGKNLGDDLAEGKATLPVIHAIAHSDAATKERLRAIVQNGEIEALPEMVAAIHACQSLEYSKAMAESYAREAELALAGLEDNDAVAALRGLAHYAISRSH
- a CDS encoding dienelactone hydrolase family protein; the protein is MTSKPVEWQVDGKTYSGVLVYDNATAEKRPGLLMVPDWLGINDAAIAKAKQQAGRDYVVLLVDMYGKGVHPKNDAEAKAQVMKLAPKPQLMRDRMKAALAAFTAQSGKAPLDRDKIGAFGFCFGGTSVLELARSGVPLAGIVTFHGGLSTQMPAAANSVQTPLLVLNGANDKGVAPDIVPFEKEMDNAGADWQFVNFSGAEHCFALEGKNADGCRYNERAARRAYMMMHAFFKGRFAATP